A genomic stretch from Flavobacterium humidisoli includes:
- a CDS encoding murein L,D-transpeptidase catalytic domain-containing protein has product MKLFYLALFMSISFFTGSKFSFKEEETISTIEMERINVRIAGIKDMISTDPKYNQKIVFLIDMKVPSGKNRFFVYDLQKDEVVDQGLVAHGSGSETGVKGALKFSNMPNSNCTALGRYSVGKTYKGIFGKAYRLAGLEESNNNALKRAIVLHHYSAVPYEEQDYYISNSHGCPMVNEQFFKRIEKIIDNSKSNILMDIYY; this is encoded by the coding sequence ATGAAACTGTTCTATTTGGCTTTATTTATGTCAATAAGCTTTTTTACGGGGTCTAAATTTTCTTTTAAAGAAGAAGAAACTATTTCTACGATCGAAATGGAAAGAATTAATGTTAGAATTGCAGGGATAAAAGATATGATTTCCACCGATCCTAAATACAATCAGAAAATAGTTTTTTTGATTGATATGAAAGTGCCTTCTGGTAAAAATCGATTTTTTGTTTATGATCTCCAGAAAGATGAAGTTGTAGATCAAGGTCTCGTAGCTCATGGTTCCGGTTCAGAAACAGGAGTGAAAGGAGCGCTTAAGTTCAGTAATATGCCAAATTCTAATTGCACCGCTCTAGGCAGATATTCTGTTGGAAAAACCTATAAAGGCATTTTTGGAAAAGCATATCGATTGGCTGGTTTAGAAGAAAGTAATAACAATGCTTTAAAAAGAGCAATTGTTTTGCATCATTATTCTGCTGTTCCTTACGAAGAACAGGATTATTATATAAGCAATAGTCACGGATGCCCGATGGTAAACGAACAGTTTTTTAAAAGAATAGAAAAGATTATTGACAACTCTAAGTCCAATATTCTTATGGACATTTACTATTAA
- the porQ gene encoding type IX secretion system protein PorQ: protein MLKKLVLFSTILICSSSFGQVGGRYTYQFLNLTTSPRQAALGGDVITIYDEDVNQAMSNPALINADMDNHLALNYGSYYGEASYGTASYAYTYDRHVQTIYAGVTYVNYGTFEGYDENGQATSNFTGSEGALSVGYAYNVPYTDLYIGASAKLITSSLESYNSIGGAVDLGFLYVDVMNDLNFALVFRNMGTQFTTYSGIKENLPFEIVAGISQELEHVPIRWHLSLENLQQWNISFSNPVRGETNIDGSTSPEKVSFVNNALRHVAFGVELFPKKAFNFRVGYNFRRGEELRVDEQRNFSGVSLGFGLKMNKLKFNYSYSRYTLAANTSLFGLTLNFQ, encoded by the coding sequence ATGCTCAAAAAACTTGTTTTATTTTCTACAATCTTAATTTGTTCGTCTTCTTTCGGACAGGTTGGAGGGCGCTACACTTACCAGTTTTTAAATTTGACCACTTCGCCGAGGCAAGCAGCATTGGGAGGGGATGTTATTACAATATATGATGAAGATGTTAATCAAGCTATGTCGAACCCCGCTCTTATAAACGCAGACATGGACAATCATTTGGCATTAAATTACGGAAGTTATTACGGGGAAGCCTCTTATGGTACAGCATCGTACGCTTATACCTACGATAGACACGTGCAAACTATTTATGCTGGAGTTACTTATGTGAACTATGGTACATTTGAAGGTTATGATGAAAATGGTCAGGCAACTTCTAATTTTACGGGAAGCGAAGGTGCGTTATCAGTTGGATATGCCTACAATGTTCCTTATACCGATTTATATATTGGAGCTAGTGCAAAATTGATAACTTCTTCTTTGGAAAGTTATAATTCTATAGGTGGTGCAGTCGATTTGGGGTTTTTATATGTAGACGTAATGAATGACCTAAATTTTGCTCTTGTATTTAGAAATATGGGGACACAGTTTACTACTTATTCAGGAATTAAAGAAAATCTTCCATTTGAAATTGTAGCAGGTATTTCTCAAGAATTAGAGCATGTTCCAATTCGTTGGCATCTTTCCTTAGAAAATTTACAGCAATGGAATATTTCTTTTTCCAATCCAGTTAGAGGAGAAACTAATATCGACGGCTCTACAAGTCCAGAAAAAGTTTCTTTTGTGAACAATGCTCTAAGACACGTAGCTTTTGGCGTTGAGCTTTTTCCTAAAAAAGCATTCAATTTTAGAGTAGGATATAATTTTAGAAGAGGCGAAGAATTAAGAGTAGACGAACAGCGTAACTTTTCGGGCGTTTCTTTAGGTTTTGGTTTGAAAATGAATAAACTGAAATTTAATTATTCTTATTCTAGATATACGTTGGCAGCCAACACTAGTCTTTTTGGTTTAACATTAAATTTTCAATAA